One Candidatus Margulisiibacteriota bacterium genomic window carries:
- the pabA gene encoding aminodeoxychorismate/anthranilate synthase component II codes for MILVVDNYDSFTYNLVQYLGEMGEKLAVYRNNEITIPEIKKLHPDRILISPGPKSPKEAGISCDVIRAFAGQIPILGVCLGHQSIGEVFGGKVVRSGRIMHGKTSEINHDGKTIFKGLPSPFAATRYHSLIVEKKSLPDCLEISAWTKEGEIMGLRHKKFVVEGVQFHPESILTAHGRKLLENFCKLPRS; via the coding sequence ATGATTCTCGTGGTGGATAATTATGATTCGTTCACTTACAACCTCGTGCAATACCTCGGAGAAATGGGCGAAAAGCTCGCGGTTTACCGGAACAACGAGATCACGATCCCTGAGATAAAAAAACTCCATCCCGACCGGATCCTCATCTCACCCGGCCCCAAATCGCCTAAAGAAGCCGGGATCAGCTGCGATGTGATCAGAGCCTTTGCCGGGCAAATCCCGATCCTGGGGGTTTGTCTTGGGCACCAATCGATCGGCGAAGTTTTTGGCGGTAAGGTCGTCCGCTCCGGACGGATCATGCATGGCAAGACCTCGGAGATCAATCATGACGGCAAGACTATTTTTAAAGGGCTTCCCAGCCCGTTTGCGGCCACCCGCTACCACTCGCTTATTGTTGAGAAAAAAAGCCTCCCGGATTGCCTGGAGATTTCAGCCTGGACCAAAGAGGGAGAGATCATGGGATTGCGGCATAAAAAGTTCGTCGTTGAGGGGGTCCAGTTCCATCCGGAGTCCATTCTGACGGCGCATGGCCGAAAATTACTGGAGAATTTTTGTAAACTGCCGAGGAGCTAA
- a CDS encoding MBL fold metallo-hydrolase gives MQEVLDPARPATWQQLKKLPPTAQKAWLHKHFKEIREALTALDNTFLTFIGHLCVNNNLYQEAEYIFDELFKKGHKQHDQASTAAYSRGITRFLQGRFQDAYSDFKLSHQHDLQKRNFNAPATQAIAYMEDTLFPTRETIKKNQVKLLRDLNAPRAINHAIGPNILRIMRKWNSSSPLFSHGVSQGGGYFLTTKNRQGETKGIVIDPGYAFFDIFRDLGLGIADIDAIIITHDHDDHTDSVEGILSLLAKYNDHNDLKHSKVIDIFGSAGTMLKFNGLLPATDPNGNREINFKLLVPGSTVTEIGGKPLIDSYGFTISVKPAHHTEFWTNQESSVGLVLNTNLPYNSSETLKLGLTGDTRYEVGLGLEYHEAQVIMLNIGSVEKEEGRLLKQHLGMLGCINLLKEARIGKPALAILTEFGEEFSGRRETISHIIENWAQAIDGSHSSGLKVIPSDVHLELRLTDLQIRETGSGIFFPYRQIRVDESDPEVLKYKFNG, from the coding sequence GTGCAGGAGGTGCTGGACCCGGCGCGGCCGGCCACCTGGCAGCAGCTCAAGAAGCTCCCTCCCACCGCCCAAAAAGCCTGGCTCCACAAGCATTTCAAAGAGATCCGCGAGGCGCTGACCGCGCTTGACAATACTTTTCTAACCTTTATCGGGCATCTTTGCGTCAACAACAACCTCTACCAGGAAGCGGAATATATTTTTGACGAGCTCTTCAAAAAAGGGCATAAACAGCACGACCAGGCTAGCACCGCCGCTTACTCCCGCGGGATTACCCGATTTCTCCAGGGGCGCTTCCAGGACGCTTATAGCGACTTCAAGCTTTCCCATCAGCACGACCTTCAGAAGCGAAATTTTAACGCCCCCGCCACTCAAGCGATCGCTTACATGGAAGACACCCTCTTCCCGACCAGGGAGACGATCAAGAAGAACCAGGTCAAATTGCTTCGCGACCTCAATGCGCCCCGGGCGATCAACCACGCTATCGGACCGAATATTCTTCGGATAATGCGCAAATGGAATTCTTCTTCCCCTCTTTTTTCCCACGGGGTCTCTCAGGGGGGGGGCTACTTTCTCACCACCAAAAACCGGCAGGGGGAAACCAAAGGGATCGTGATCGACCCGGGATACGCTTTCTTTGATATTTTCCGCGACCTGGGGCTCGGGATCGCCGACATTGACGCGATCATTATCACCCACGACCACGACGATCATACCGATTCGGTCGAAGGGATACTTTCCCTGCTGGCCAAATATAACGACCATAATGACTTGAAGCACTCCAAAGTGATCGACATTTTCGGTTCGGCCGGGACCATGCTCAAGTTCAATGGTCTCCTGCCGGCAACCGACCCCAATGGGAACCGGGAGATCAATTTCAAATTGCTGGTCCCCGGCAGCACAGTAACCGAGATCGGAGGGAAACCGCTTATAGATAGTTACGGGTTTACGATCAGCGTCAAGCCGGCCCATCACACCGAGTTTTGGACCAACCAGGAATCATCGGTCGGGCTGGTCCTAAATACTAACCTCCCTTATAATTCGAGCGAAACGCTCAAGCTTGGGCTGACCGGCGACACCCGTTATGAAGTCGGGCTCGGGCTTGAATACCATGAAGCGCAGGTAATTATGCTCAACATCGGCTCGGTAGAAAAAGAAGAAGGGCGGCTTCTTAAACAACACCTGGGGATGCTTGGCTGCATCAACCTGCTAAAAGAAGCCCGAATTGGGAAACCGGCCCTGGCGATCCTGACAGAATTTGGCGAAGAATTCTCCGGCCGGCGCGAGACGATCAGCCATATTATTGAGAATTGGGCCCAGGCAATTGACGGAAGTCATAGTTCCGGCCTGAAGGTGATCCCTTCGGACGTTCACCTGGAACTTCGCCTGACTGACCTCCAGATCCGCGAAACCGGGAGCGGGATCTTTTTTCCCTACCGGCAGATCAGGGTTGACGAAAGCGACCCGGAAGTCCTAAAATACAAGTTCAATGGTTAA
- a CDS encoding UDP-N-acetylmuramoyl-L-alanyl-D-glutamate--2,6-diaminopimelate ligase: MAKYPKPDDQRQNGRLVGRITMTFSGITYDSRRVKPGFIFVAIPGLKHDGADFVPRAIAAGAKLIVAEKAITVPSGVELKVVPSAREALADLSAEFYGHPSKKLKLIGITGTKGKTTTSYFIRSILNEAGFRTGLIGTVAFPMTTPEASDLQAELARLVNEGCSHCVLEVSSHALAQERVRGCHFAIAIFTNLSHDHLDYHRTMDGYLLAKRKLFEMLDRDAIAIINIDDQASSSLISVVKGEVYSFGLEQAKHDLRNTKFNDSDAVVAAVEIREKEMAVVINGVEVRTPLIGRHNAYNLTAAFQCGLVLGLRQSVIKAGIENVKVIPGRQEKIELGQPFTVIVDFAHSPDSLEKLLQTYRQVTQGKLILVFGCPGDRDRAKRPMMGEIAARLADIVFVTTDDPYSEEPESIISEIMKGIRETGDGRRVKKIVDRREAIKAALIQAKKLDTVLIAGRGHEKYQDFKGEKVQFDDKLVVIELIKGLF, from the coding sequence GTGGCAAAATATCCGAAGCCTGATGACCAAAGGCAAAATGGCCGACTCGTTGGGAGAATAACCATGACTTTTTCCGGTATTACCTACGATTCAAGACGGGTTAAACCAGGTTTTATCTTTGTGGCTATCCCCGGCTTGAAACACGACGGAGCCGACTTTGTGCCGCGGGCGATCGCCGCCGGGGCAAAGCTGATCGTCGCCGAAAAAGCGATTACAGTCCCTTCTGGCGTTGAATTAAAAGTTGTCCCTTCCGCCCGGGAAGCGCTGGCCGACCTGTCGGCCGAATTTTACGGCCACCCGTCAAAAAAACTAAAGCTGATCGGGATCACCGGGACCAAAGGGAAAACAACCACTTCATATTTTATTCGATCGATCTTGAATGAAGCCGGGTTCAGGACCGGACTGATCGGGACCGTTGCTTTTCCCATGACCACGCCGGAGGCTTCAGACCTCCAGGCCGAACTGGCGAGGCTGGTGAATGAAGGCTGCAGTCATTGTGTACTGGAGGTCTCTTCCCACGCTCTGGCGCAGGAGCGGGTCCGCGGCTGTCACTTCGCGATCGCGATCTTCACCAACTTAAGCCACGACCATCTTGATTACCACCGGACGATGGACGGCTATCTTCTGGCCAAGCGTAAGCTTTTTGAAATGCTTGATCGCGACGCGATCGCCATTATTAACATTGATGATCAAGCCAGCAGTTCGCTGATCAGCGTGGTCAAAGGAGAGGTTTACTCGTTCGGCCTGGAACAGGCGAAACATGATCTCAGGAACACCAAGTTTAACGATAGCGACGCGGTTGTTGCGGCGGTCGAGATCCGGGAGAAGGAAATGGCGGTGGTCATCAATGGGGTAGAGGTCAGGACCCCGCTTATTGGCCGGCATAACGCCTACAACCTGACCGCCGCTTTCCAATGCGGGTTGGTTTTGGGGTTGCGCCAGTCGGTGATCAAGGCGGGGATAGAGAACGTTAAAGTTATTCCCGGCCGCCAGGAAAAGATCGAACTTGGCCAGCCTTTTACGGTGATCGTTGATTTTGCCCACTCTCCGGATAGCCTGGAGAAGCTGCTGCAAACATATCGCCAGGTCACCCAGGGGAAGTTGATCCTGGTCTTTGGCTGTCCAGGCGACCGGGACCGGGCGAAGCGTCCAATGATGGGGGAGATCGCCGCCCGTTTGGCCGATATTGTCTTTGTCACGACCGATGATCCGTATAGCGAGGAACCGGAGAGTATTATTAGTGAAATAATGAAAGGGATACGGGAGACGGGTGACGGGAGACGGGTAAAAAAAATCGTTGATCGGCGGGAAGCGATAAAGGCGGCGTTAATTCAGGCCAAAAAATTAGATACTGTCTTAATCGCCGGACGAGGGCATGAGAAGTACCAGGATTTTAAAGGGGAAAAAGTCCAGTTTGACGATAAGTTGGTGGTAATCGAGCTGATAAAAGGGCTCTTTTAA
- a CDS encoding YIP1 family protein — MAKITEVPLVKEIIERIKAIITNPTETWGTIKSEKIEIKELLINYAAPLALIPALATLIGLSIVGIRVPTGFIIRIPFLEALIAGVVGYFLNLAILFAGAWVVGYLAAYFSSKSDFDLSFKLIVYSMTPVWVVGVTALLPGIGILQILGLYGLYLLYKGLPILLETPDDKVKMYFISIVISSMILTFFFSFIIGGAVYGPIMMRMMSF; from the coding sequence ATGGCAAAAATCACGGAGGTGCCTTTGGTGAAAGAAATAATTGAACGAATCAAAGCAATAATAACAAATCCGACCGAGACCTGGGGGACGATCAAGAGCGAAAAGATCGAGATCAAAGAGCTCCTTATTAATTATGCTGCTCCCCTGGCCCTGATCCCGGCCCTGGCTACCTTGATCGGTCTTTCAATTGTCGGCATCCGGGTCCCGACCGGTTTTATTATCCGGATCCCTTTCCTGGAAGCGTTGATCGCCGGGGTAGTCGGTTATTTTTTAAATCTGGCGATCCTCTTTGCCGGCGCCTGGGTGGTCGGCTACCTCGCCGCTTATTTTAGCTCAAAAAGCGACTTTGACCTCTCATTCAAGTTGATCGTTTATTCAATGACCCCGGTTTGGGTAGTAGGGGTTACCGCTCTTCTTCCGGGTATCGGGATTTTACAGATCCTGGGATTATATGGGCTTTATTTGCTCTACAAGGGGTTGCCGATCCTTCTGGAGACCCCGGACGACAAAGTTAAAATGTATTTTATTTCGATCGTCATCTCTTCCATGATCTTGACCTTTTTCTTTTCGTTCATCATTGGCGGCGCCGTTTACGGTCCGATCATGATGAGGATGATGAGCTTCTAA
- a CDS encoding peptidoglycan bridge formation glycyltransferase FemA/FemB family protein — MKAKIITYLDRERWNNFVAYSAHNSILQSYEWGELKARFGWQPIRVVLEDGGKILAGISILKRQVPMIGHSLFYAPRGPILDYGNRDLLHAMLDLLEEQADRHRAISLKIDPDVEEGDHLALDNLSSLGFERALKQIQPRATFLVNIEGELDDLMGSFAEKTRYNIRLAEKKGVYVKEDSSEKGIREFYDLYTETAKRDKFLIHPLSYYQKIKEVIFRAGLGANFVAYYEGKPIGAVITFNFGSRLWYMYGASASAYRNVMPNHLLHWKIIKWAKAKGLKDYDLWGIPAKPEEGHPLFGVYRFKKGFNGELKKYIGAYDFPYSPLFFHAFEHGVVWWQNIRSLMTKGKMADSLGE, encoded by the coding sequence ATGAAAGCCAAGATCATTACTTACCTCGATCGTGAACGCTGGAATAATTTTGTCGCTTATTCAGCCCACAACTCCATCCTCCAATCATATGAATGGGGGGAATTAAAAGCCCGCTTCGGCTGGCAGCCGATCAGGGTCGTCCTTGAAGATGGAGGCAAGATCCTGGCCGGGATCTCCATACTCAAGCGGCAGGTCCCCATGATCGGCCATTCGCTTTTTTACGCGCCGCGGGGACCGATCCTTGACTATGGCAACCGCGACTTGCTGCATGCGATGCTTGATCTCCTTGAAGAGCAGGCCGACCGGCACCGGGCGATCTCACTGAAGATCGACCCTGATGTGGAGGAAGGGGACCATCTTGCCCTTGATAACCTGAGCTCTCTTGGTTTTGAACGGGCGCTGAAGCAGATCCAACCGAGGGCGACTTTTTTAGTCAACATTGAAGGGGAGCTTGATGACCTGATGGGGAGTTTTGCCGAAAAGACCCGTTATAATATTCGCCTGGCCGAAAAAAAAGGGGTCTACGTCAAAGAGGACAGCAGCGAAAAAGGGATCAGAGAATTTTACGACCTATATACCGAGACCGCCAAACGGGATAAATTTCTGATCCATCCGCTATCTTACTATCAGAAGATCAAAGAGGTGATCTTCCGGGCCGGACTGGGCGCCAACTTTGTCGCTTATTATGAGGGGAAGCCGATCGGCGCGGTCATCACTTTTAATTTTGGCAGCCGGCTCTGGTATATGTATGGGGCTTCCGCCTCCGCGTACCGGAACGTTATGCCAAATCACCTCCTCCACTGGAAGATCATCAAGTGGGCAAAAGCGAAGGGGCTCAAAGATTACGATCTTTGGGGGATACCGGCCAAGCCGGAGGAGGGGCACCCGCTCTTTGGCGTATACCGTTTCAAGAAAGGCTTTAACGGCGAGCTGAAAAAATATATCGGCGCCTATGATTTTCCGTATAGTCCCCTCTTTTTTCACGCGTTTGAACATGGGGTCGTCTGGTGGCAAAATATCCGAAGCCTGATGACCAAAGGCAAAATGGCCGACTCGTTGGGAGAATAA